One window from the genome of Candidatus Chlorohelix allophototropha encodes:
- a CDS encoding DUF4097 family beta strand repeat-containing protein — MPEYEEKTYSDNNSEQVISIDPSRLRFVKIVGLDSNIRVKGTSEPIIRVRAINQDGAIFPPQIELASDGRSVEISTRPDKELKFRFDTKWKQGEDPDVAQGWYGGDYDSGGNTGDWAFRDRTEHERKRNEARRERHEWREKVRQEKHQSGWEWGNFEVDTDVFTGIGDFINKTMQSVFGRPIEIFVEIPTHVELEVKNVSGSIEVSDMSGYCNLKSTSGQFTLRNLNGEVQLKGMSGKLEAYQLTGGITAKMTSSSINLLDCRLKTMELSSTSGNIFVETAVAEASESDFRINNVSGSVRLMLKRNTRATIESRTLSGKIQIQPEIGWIVNKNRPGQSQSKVDMNGGGRKIMINTVSGRIDVGIYDQPGVPIPPTPPQPPQQNWPPIPPMPPVPPMPPFARTEFMPKAEQKSEADSGNASVNWPPATPGVQVEEGLGNAKTDSPAPKVAKKFTQLEILQAIERGEMTVEEGMARLAELENN, encoded by the coding sequence ATGCCGGAATATGAAGAAAAAACATATAGCGATAATAATTCTGAACAAGTCATTTCAATTGACCCTAGCCGTCTGCGCTTTGTAAAAATAGTAGGGCTGGATAGCAATATCCGGGTTAAAGGTACTTCTGAACCGATTATAAGAGTACGCGCCATAAATCAGGATGGCGCTATCTTCCCACCACAGATTGAGCTTGCAAGTGACGGGCGTTCCGTAGAAATATCAACCCGCCCCGATAAAGAATTAAAATTTCGCTTCGATACCAAGTGGAAACAAGGCGAAGACCCCGATGTAGCGCAAGGTTGGTATGGCGGCGATTACGACTCAGGAGGTAATACCGGCGATTGGGCTTTTCGAGATCGCACCGAGCATGAACGCAAGAGAAATGAAGCAAGGCGAGAACGGCATGAGTGGCGGGAAAAAGTCAGGCAAGAGAAGCACCAATCAGGCTGGGAATGGGGTAATTTTGAAGTTGATACCGACGTTTTTACGGGGATTGGTGACTTCATCAATAAAACCATGCAAAGCGTATTTGGCAGACCCATTGAAATATTTGTCGAAATACCGACCCATGTTGAATTAGAGGTCAAGAACGTATCAGGGTCTATCGAAGTTAGCGATATGAGCGGATACTGTAACCTAAAAAGTACCAGCGGGCAATTTACTTTGCGCAACTTGAACGGTGAAGTACAACTAAAAGGGATGAGCGGCAAACTAGAAGCCTACCAATTGACAGGTGGCATAACCGCCAAAATGACCAGCAGTAGTATAAATCTGCTGGACTGTCGCTTGAAAACGATGGAACTTTCCAGTACCAGCGGCAACATTTTTGTAGAAACGGCAGTTGCCGAAGCAAGCGAATCCGATTTTCGAATTAACAATGTAAGTGGCAGCGTACGACTTATGCTGAAACGCAATACCCGCGCCACCATCGAAAGTCGTACGCTCAGCGGAAAAATCCAGATTCAGCCTGAAATTGGTTGGATAGTTAATAAAAATAGACCCGGACAGAGCCAGTCTAAAGTAGATATGAATGGAGGAGGTCGTAAAATTATGATTAATACGGTCAGTGGAAGAATAGATGTAGGTATTTACGATCAGCCCGGAGTACCGATTCCGCCTACTCCGCCACAGCCTCCTCAGCAAAACTGGCCTCCGATTCCGCCGATGCCACCTGTGCCGCCGATGCCACCTTTTGCTAGAACAGAATTCATGCCAAAAGCAGAGCAAAAAAGTGAGGCTGACTCTGGTAATGCTTCGGTAAATTGGCCTCCCGCTACACCGGGCGTACAAGTAGAAGAAGGTTTGGGAAACGCTAAAACTGATTCTCCTGCGCCAAAAGTCGCAAAGAAATTTACCCAGCTTGAAATTCTACAAGCGATTGAACGGGGCGAAATGACGGTTGAAGAGGGTATGGCGCGTCTGGCAGAGTTGGAAAATAATTAG
- a CDS encoding DUF2089 domain-containing protein translates to MVTSKCHISGQCPVCNEQMHITRLECENCGSGLDGKFSLGSFQNLSPDQLQFLEVFIRARGQNKAIQELLNISYPTVIKKLDELIVALGYEPVPLPDSRREILEMLSQGKITAAQAQQLMATQKLTDNSDNRAAAPNTIGE, encoded by the coding sequence ATGGTAACTTCAAAATGTCATATCAGCGGGCAATGTCCGGTTTGCAACGAGCAAATGCATATCACCCGTCTGGAATGCGAAAATTGCGGCTCCGGCTTGGATGGGAAATTCAGCCTTGGCTCATTCCAGAATCTCAGCCCCGACCAATTGCAATTTCTGGAAGTGTTCATCCGAGCACGCGGTCAAAACAAAGCCATTCAGGAATTACTTAACATCTCTTATCCTACCGTTATTAAAAAACTCGATGAGTTAATTGTTGCGCTTGGCTATGAACCTGTTCCATTACCCGACTCGCGCCGGGAAATTCTCGAAATGCTAAGTCAGGGAAAAATTACGGCGGCGCAGGCTCAACAATTGATGGCAACGCAAAAACTCACCGATAATTCGGATAACCGGGCGGCTGCCCCAAATACTATAGGAGAATAA
- a CDS encoding type I phosphomannose isomerase catalytic subunit produces MTKYPLRLEPYVKEVVWGGRWLANKLGRKGAEGAKLGESWEAYSSSIITNGAFSGKKLAELFETYGTALFGAAAMRYPKFPLLVKFIDAHQNLSVQVHPDDAMAQRLENYPFGKTEFWYVIEAEKGAEICYSLNNTPATREDLAEAIRHNDLLRYVQRSPVKKGDVLFLPAGIVHALTEGVVVYELQQDCDITYRLYDWGRTEREMHVEKGVQAINLDYRNFKVTHAESISYKGYHAAELVACDYFTATLWQVEKQAQLKAAAESFTVLTVLGGKGDLSSPSSEFVTQPLNKGDTVLIPSELDYQLATKITSHPLEVIGCWLETRN; encoded by the coding sequence ATGACCAAATACCCACTCCGGCTTGAGCCATATGTCAAAGAAGTTGTGTGGGGTGGGCGCTGGTTGGCGAACAAATTGGGGCGCAAAGGCGCAGAGGGCGCAAAGCTCGGCGAAAGCTGGGAAGCTTATTCCAGTAGTATCATTACTAATGGTGCGTTCTCCGGTAAAAAACTTGCCGAACTTTTTGAGACCTATGGTACGGCATTGTTTGGTGCAGCAGCTATGCGCTACCCCAAATTTCCATTGCTGGTCAAGTTCATTGATGCCCACCAGAATCTTTCGGTGCAGGTTCATCCTGATGATGCAATGGCGCAACGACTGGAAAATTACCCCTTTGGAAAAACCGAATTCTGGTATGTTATAGAAGCAGAAAAAGGTGCGGAAATCTGCTATAGCCTTAATAATACGCCTGCCACCCGCGAAGATTTAGCTGAAGCTATTCGACACAATGATCTTTTGCGCTACGTGCAACGTTCTCCCGTAAAAAAGGGGGATGTGCTGTTTCTACCCGCCGGTATAGTGCATGCCCTTACCGAAGGAGTAGTAGTTTACGAATTGCAGCAAGACTGTGACATTACCTACCGCCTGTATGATTGGGGTAGAACAGAACGGGAAATGCACGTAGAAAAGGGCGTACAGGCTATAAACCTCGATTACCGCAATTTCAAAGTTACCCATGCTGAAAGTATTAGTTATAAGGGTTATCACGCTGCCGAATTGGTCGCTTGCGACTATTTCACCGCTACTCTATGGCAAGTTGAAAAACAGGCACAGCTTAAGGCAGCGGCAGAAAGTTTTACTGTGTTAACCGTGCTGGGGGGCAAAGGAGATTTAAGCTCTCCTTCAAGCGAGTTTGTAACACAGCCCTTGAATAAAGGCGATACAGTTCTAATTCCCTCCGAATTGGATTATCAGCTTGCCACAAAAATTACCTCACATCCCCTCGAAGTTATAGGTTGTTGGTTGGAAACCCGAAACTAA
- a CDS encoding YbjQ family protein, translating to MPPPSFLDRGMVTTAFSFEGFRIVRYLGVVRGITVRSRSVIGNIGAGFQALVGGKISIYVELCEKAREEAFELMIQHAAQIGANAIIGMHYDANEVSDGITEVLSYGTAVIVEPLSDRR from the coding sequence ATGCCACCCCCTAGTTTCCTAGATCGTGGTATGGTTACAACTGCCTTTAGTTTCGAGGGATTTCGAATTGTGCGCTATCTTGGGGTGGTACGCGGTATAACTGTACGCAGCCGCAGTGTAATCGGTAATATTGGGGCAGGTTTCCAAGCGCTAGTGGGTGGTAAAATTAGCATCTATGTTGAGCTTTGCGAGAAAGCGCGAGAAGAAGCTTTTGAGTTAATGATTCAACATGCCGCTCAGATAGGCGCAAATGCAATTATTGGTATGCATTACGATGCCAACGAGGTGTCGGACGGTATCACTGAAGTTCTATCCTATGGCACGGCAGTTATAGTTGAGCCGCTAAGTGATAGAAGATAG
- a CDS encoding response regulator, translating into MKSVFAINNDLFIENNSFYATFGNLAKITKPASDEAKPVKNNTINVLLVDDLESVRESLRIILTLEDDIEVVGEATSGPEAVEVARQLQPDVVITDLEMPDGGDFDGIEACAQIKQENLARAVIILTIHSDFANRKRAEEANCDLFLEKGLSSSELVKQLRCCIKDK; encoded by the coding sequence ATGAAAAGCGTGTTTGCTATTAATAATGACCTATTTATTGAAAATAATTCTTTTTACGCAACCTTCGGTAATTTGGCAAAAATAACAAAGCCTGCAAGCGACGAAGCTAAGCCGGTAAAAAATAATACAATTAATGTGCTGTTGGTAGACGACCTTGAATCTGTTCGGGAGAGTTTGCGGATTATTTTGACTCTCGAAGATGATATAGAGGTGGTGGGGGAAGCTACCAGCGGACCAGAAGCAGTGGAAGTAGCACGTCAGTTACAACCGGATGTTGTAATTACGGATTTGGAAATGCCGGATGGTGGGGATTTTGACGGTATTGAGGCATGCGCCCAAATTAAACAAGAAAACCTCGCCAGAGCGGTAATTATTCTCACCATTCACTCGGATTTTGCCAATCGCAAGCGCGCCGAAGAAGCCAACTGTGACCTTTTCCTTGAAAAAGGTTTAAGTTCGAGCGAATTAGTAAAACAACTCCGTTGTTGTATTAAGGATAAATAA
- a CDS encoding dipeptidase, translating to MPDIPFIIDSHQDIGWNASFGRDFFEEIKSSRERVNDAAIYGERLVSLPDLLASPVRLVIGTIFTLPERAISIVGESLSFSNAEEAHAQGMWQVDFYNRVAREQPQVKLIRNLIDLHTHLKEIKDGAQKLGIMLSLEGADPIRRPDELQQWVDKGLRLIGPAWKSNRYCGGTGEPGQLTPLGVELLSEMQRLGVILDISHMAEESFYNALDVYSGVTIASHANCRSIVNTDRQLSDDMIRRLLERDAVIGVVLYDRFLVAKEEGRKATLEDVVRHISHICELAGHTRAIGFGTDWDGGFGAESIPEPLKGLNDLPLVGEALLKHGFSDEDIRNFYHANWLRVLEKGLAHFD from the coding sequence ATGCCGGATATTCCTTTTATTATAGATAGTCATCAAGATATTGGATGGAACGCCAGTTTTGGACGGGATTTTTTTGAAGAAATCAAGTCCTCGCGTGAACGTGTAAATGATGCAGCGATTTATGGCGAGCGGTTGGTATCGCTGCCGGATTTGCTGGCTAGCCCAGTGCGCCTTGTGATTGGTACTATCTTCACCTTACCAGAAAGAGCCATCAGTATTGTCGGAGAGAGTCTCTCTTTCTCAAACGCTGAAGAAGCCCACGCACAGGGCATGTGGCAAGTTGATTTCTATAACAGGGTCGCGAGGGAGCAACCACAGGTCAAGCTTATTCGCAACCTTATCGACTTGCATACGCACCTGAAAGAAATCAAGGATGGCGCTCAAAAACTCGGCATTATGCTGTCACTTGAAGGAGCAGACCCGATTCGACGGCCAGATGAATTGCAACAGTGGGTTGATAAGGGCTTGCGGCTTATCGGACCGGCTTGGAAATCTAATCGTTACTGCGGTGGAACGGGTGAACCGGGACAGCTAACCCCGCTCGGAGTCGAACTTCTCTCCGAAATGCAAAGGTTGGGAGTCATTCTAGATATTAGCCACATGGCGGAAGAGAGTTTCTACAATGCCCTAGATGTGTATAGTGGCGTAACCATTGCGAGCCATGCCAACTGCCGCAGCATCGTTAACACAGATCGCCAGTTATCAGATGATATGATCCGCCGTTTGCTGGAACGCGATGCAGTTATAGGAGTTGTATTATACGATCGTTTTCTTGTAGCTAAAGAAGAAGGGCGTAAAGCCACGCTTGAAGATGTGGTGCGGCATATTAGCCATATCTGCGAACTCGCCGGGCACACCCGCGCCATTGGATTTGGCACAGATTGGGACGGAGGGTTTGGGGCTGAATCGATTCCGGAACCGCTAAAAGGTTTGAACGATTTGCCTTTAGTTGGTGAAGCGTTGCTGAAGCATGGTTTTAGTGACGAAGACATCAGAAACTTTTATCATGCCAATTGGTTAAGGGTTCTTGAAAAAGGGTTAGCGCATTTCGATTAA
- a CDS encoding aminotransferase class III-fold pyridoxal phosphate-dependent enzyme, which yields MSIEGLTASMSTDEILQACRDYTLYDWSAQASVKPLAISHAKGVYLWDTDGKRYLDFNSQLMNVNIGHCDDRVIRAVSEQVAKLPYVLPGHATEPRAELGKLLNELTPASLSKAFFTNGGTEAVEAAIRIARTYTGRHKIIARYRSYHGATFGAMSLTGEPRRWSSEPGMQGVVRVLDPYEYRCNFCKGEGACNMNCLNHVEEVIQFEGPQNVAAIIMESVTGTNGIIIPPDGYWQGLRELCDKYGILLIADEVMAGFGRTGKWFAIEHWGVQPDMMTMAKGITSGYVPLGALMVSPAIAERFENSPLPFGLTYNSHTLALATAIATIKVYKEDNLIENAATVGKFLKAELEKLRDKHPCVGDVRAIGLFSVMELVKDRKTREPLVPFNPKPAEMGVMNQIGGFLRQNGVLALVRWNSIFCNPPLCITEEQLQEGLVLLDQALDIADKSLES from the coding sequence ATGAGCATCGAAGGGTTAACCGCTTCAATGTCAACAGACGAAATTTTACAGGCTTGCCGGGATTACACCTTGTATGATTGGTCAGCGCAAGCGTCGGTCAAACCACTGGCAATATCCCATGCTAAAGGCGTTTATCTGTGGGATACCGATGGCAAACGTTATCTTGATTTCAATTCACAGCTAATGAATGTCAATATCGGGCATTGCGACGATCGAGTAATACGCGCCGTCTCAGAGCAAGTTGCAAAACTGCCCTATGTGCTACCAGGGCATGCTACCGAACCACGCGCCGAACTAGGCAAACTGCTCAATGAATTAACCCCCGCCAGCCTCAGTAAAGCCTTCTTTACCAACGGTGGAACGGAAGCAGTGGAGGCGGCTATTCGCATCGCCCGCACCTATACCGGACGACACAAGATTATTGCGCGTTACCGCAGCTATCATGGCGCAACTTTCGGCGCAATGTCCCTGACAGGCGAGCCGCGCCGTTGGTCTTCCGAACCTGGCATGCAGGGCGTAGTGCGCGTGCTTGACCCATACGAATATCGCTGTAATTTCTGCAAAGGTGAAGGCGCATGTAACATGAACTGCCTCAACCATGTGGAAGAAGTAATTCAGTTTGAAGGTCCGCAAAATGTAGCAGCAATTATCATGGAAAGTGTAACCGGAACAAACGGGATTATCATCCCACCGGACGGCTACTGGCAAGGGTTGCGTGAGCTTTGCGACAAATATGGAATTTTGCTTATCGCTGACGAAGTAATGGCAGGATTTGGACGCACCGGAAAATGGTTTGCCATCGAGCATTGGGGCGTACAACCGGATATGATGACGATGGCGAAGGGCATAACTTCGGGATATGTCCCGTTAGGTGCATTGATGGTATCGCCTGCGATAGCCGAGAGATTCGAAAATTCGCCGCTACCGTTCGGGCTTACCTACAACTCCCATACTTTGGCATTAGCCACCGCCATTGCTACGATCAAGGTTTACAAGGAAGATAACCTGATAGAAAATGCAGCGACAGTGGGGAAATTCCTGAAAGCTGAGCTTGAGAAACTGCGCGACAAACATCCCTGCGTGGGAGATGTGCGTGCAATCGGGCTTTTCTCGGTTATGGAACTGGTCAAAGACAGGAAAACGCGCGAGCCATTAGTACCGTTTAATCCAAAACCGGCAGAGATGGGAGTAATGAATCAGATCGGCGGTTTCTTGCGCCAAAACGGAGTGCTTGCGCTAGTTCGCTGGAATAGCATTTTCTGCAATCCTCCACTATGTATCACCGAGGAGCAATTGCAGGAAGGTTTGGTATTATTGGATCAGGCGTTGGACATCGCCGACAAATCGCTTGAAAGTTAG
- a CDS encoding DUF3090 family protein yields the protein MADALHDFGAIDELKPEAIGMPGNRRFRVLFREGKRSACCWMEKEQLGALADAINELLEQYEGGKSQKDPIATGVYPEPFQVEAQTGRLALGYNEESELFIIYLYDLESEQQAIDKATTQEEAEELASNILPIIRVEASRTQLEKFYREAAQVISSGRVQHSKNGHIPYQNQ from the coding sequence ATGGCGGACGCGCTACATGATTTTGGTGCTATAGATGAATTAAAACCGGAAGCAATTGGGATGCCGGGTAACCGACGCTTCAGAGTTCTATTCCGAGAAGGAAAGCGCTCAGCTTGTTGCTGGATGGAAAAAGAGCAACTCGGCGCTCTTGCTGATGCAATAAACGAATTACTGGAACAATACGAAGGCGGAAAGAGCCAAAAAGATCCAATCGCTACCGGGGTATATCCTGAACCTTTCCAAGTTGAAGCCCAAACCGGGAGATTAGCGCTTGGCTATAACGAGGAATCAGAGCTATTCATTATTTACCTCTACGACCTTGAATCTGAGCAACAAGCAATTGACAAAGCTACCACTCAGGAAGAAGCTGAAGAATTAGCAAGCAACATTCTACCTATTATCCGGGTAGAGGCTTCACGTACTCAACTGGAAAAGTTCTACCGAGAAGCAGCACAGGTAATTAGCTCAGGACGAGTACAACACAGCAAGAATGGGCATATTCCCTACCAGAACCAGTAA
- a CDS encoding flavin reductase family protein, translating to MGKKQEIDIGYATRMLQHSPVCLLTVAAKGKMDIVPIAWLTPLSMQPPLIGVAISPRRYSHDLIKRAGEFVLNIAQADMARQVEICGASSGEDTDKFQRAGFNLAEPKRVNTPLIEECFGAIECGLMEMVALGDHTLFVGQVLTVWADPKAFDTFWKPEQPEGQTLQHFGGSYYGIVKEKFVV from the coding sequence ATGGGTAAAAAACAGGAAATCGACATAGGTTATGCCACCCGAATGCTCCAACATAGCCCGGTTTGTCTGCTAACGGTTGCTGCAAAAGGGAAAATGGATATTGTACCGATAGCATGGTTGACACCGTTAAGTATGCAACCTCCATTAATAGGAGTAGCCATCTCTCCACGCCGTTATAGCCACGACTTGATTAAACGAGCAGGAGAATTTGTGCTTAACATTGCTCAAGCGGATATGGCACGACAAGTCGAAATATGCGGGGCAAGCAGCGGCGAGGACACCGATAAATTCCAACGCGCCGGGTTTAACCTTGCCGAACCTAAACGAGTTAACACGCCCTTAATTGAGGAGTGTTTTGGCGCAATCGAATGCGGTTTGATGGAAATGGTAGCCCTCGGCGACCATACTCTCTTTGTAGGGCAGGTCTTAACAGTTTGGGCAGATCCAAAAGCATTCGACACTTTCTGGAAACCAGAACAACCTGAAGGTCAGACGCTACAACATTTCGGCGGCAGTTATTATGGCATAGTCAAAGAAAAATTCGTGGTATAA
- a CDS encoding AMP-binding protein: METNGQKFGKVDYSPLKHLSLWEVFEQQAKKHPEAEALVFNHTRLSYRQVCEKAQHLSTGLHAHGLGKGDKLALILPNWLEFVITYLATARLGAIIVPLNVRYRSSEIEYMLRNSGTKIVVTCAEFGDFDFAHLLKELKPQLPALQLTVVVGQPEGGHGLVSWETVLGEGAKVALSAPALIEPSEDLLAIMYTSGTTGIPKGAMLTHRNVVENALTVAEMLEVISSDRFLGCVPFFHIFGLGPTIVTALGCGASVILMDIYKPEEALLLVETEQITVKHGVPTMFILELNNPNFSRFNLSSLRTGIIAAAPAPAEIIRRIRTEMSCEILSAYGLTETSPCLTITRANDCNEVREETVGRTLPGMEIRILDDEENKVPIGAVGELVCRTPGLMKGYYNMPEATANAVDRDGWFYTGDLATLDEAGNVRIVGRKKEMINRGGLKIYPREVEELYYKNQKVQEIAIVGLPDPVLGEISCACIKLREGVQADVDEMRQYIKEKVADYKIPDRIRFVESFPMTSSGKIRKVQLREELIKING, translated from the coding sequence ATGGAAACTAACGGGCAAAAATTCGGCAAAGTGGATTATTCACCGCTCAAGCATTTGAGTCTTTGGGAAGTTTTTGAGCAACAGGCTAAGAAACACCCAGAGGCAGAAGCATTAGTTTTCAACCATACCCGGCTAAGCTATCGGCAAGTATGCGAGAAGGCACAGCACCTTTCAACAGGTTTGCATGCGCATGGGCTTGGGAAAGGAGATAAACTGGCGTTGATACTGCCGAACTGGCTCGAATTTGTGATTACCTATCTGGCTACGGCACGTCTTGGCGCAATTATAGTCCCCCTCAATGTGCGCTACCGTTCTTCTGAAATTGAGTACATGCTACGCAATAGTGGCACAAAAATTGTAGTCACTTGCGCCGAGTTTGGTGATTTCGATTTCGCGCATTTGTTGAAAGAGCTAAAGCCCCAATTGCCTGCGCTGCAATTAACGGTGGTAGTAGGTCAACCGGAAGGTGGGCATGGTTTGGTATCGTGGGAAACGGTTTTGGGTGAAGGCGCAAAAGTAGCCCTTTCTGCCCCTGCCCTTATCGAACCGTCCGAGGATTTGCTGGCAATAATGTACACCAGCGGCACTACCGGAATACCAAAGGGCGCGATGCTTACCCATCGCAACGTTGTAGAAAACGCGCTTACGGTGGCGGAAATGCTAGAAGTAATTTCAAGTGACCGATTTCTCGGCTGTGTTCCATTCTTTCACATCTTCGGCTTGGGACCCACTATTGTTACAGCTTTAGGCTGTGGCGCATCGGTGATATTGATGGATATTTACAAGCCTGAAGAAGCTCTTTTATTGGTTGAAACGGAACAGATTACCGTCAAACACGGCGTACCGACTATGTTCATCTTGGAGTTAAATAACCCCAATTTCAGCCGCTTTAATCTTAGCTCTTTGCGAACGGGCATAATCGCAGCTGCACCTGCTCCGGCTGAAATCATCCGGCGTATTCGCACCGAAATGAGTTGCGAGATTCTCAGCGCCTACGGTTTAACCGAAACTTCGCCTTGCCTGACTATCACTCGTGCCAATGATTGTAATGAAGTACGTGAGGAAACAGTCGGACGCACTTTACCCGGCATGGAAATTAGAATTCTGGATGATGAAGAAAATAAAGTACCCATAGGCGCAGTTGGGGAACTGGTCTGCCGCACGCCCGGTCTGATGAAGGGCTATTATAATATGCCGGAAGCGACTGCCAATGCAGTTGACCGAGACGGTTGGTTCTATACCGGGGATTTGGCTACTCTGGATGAGGCTGGCAATGTGCGGATAGTTGGGCGAAAGAAGGAAATGATAAACCGAGGGGGCTTGAAAATTTATCCCCGCGAGGTGGAAGAGCTATATTATAAGAACCAAAAAGTGCAGGAAATTGCCATCGTGGGTTTGCCCGATCCGGTATTAGGTGAAATTAGTTGCGCTTGCATCAAACTGCGTGAAGGAGTACAAGCAGATGTAGATGAAATGCGCCAATACATCAAAGAGAAAGTCGCGGATTACAAAATACCGGACAGGATTCGATTTGTAGAGAGCTTTCCAATGACAAGCAGTGGAAAGATTCGCAAGGTACAGCTTAGAGAGGAACTCATCAAAATTAATGGGTAA
- a CDS encoding MDR/zinc-dependent alcohol dehydrogenase-like family protein, which produces MKALLFDYDERLKLKTDYPEPQLALGEAIIKVSRAGICNTDLEITRGYLDFHGVLGHEFVGVVQEVSTSSEKDWLGKRVVGDINAACYRCETCLSGRHTHCPNRTTLGIFGRDGAFAEYLRLPVANLFVVADSIPDEMAVFTEPLAAACQILYQLHVRPTDKVAVIGDGKLGLLVAQVLRLSGADLTVLGRHSEKGQIVARQGVRYIKPEEGKDIREQVGGECDLVVECTGNEVGLAMAKALVRPRGTIVLKSTYHGTPAVPMSLYVVDEITLLGSRCGPFDAALRLMERKLVDLNSMVSFEFPLIEGMRAFEHAFGHSSLKVLLNI; this is translated from the coding sequence ATGAAAGCTTTATTGTTTGACTATGACGAAAGATTAAAACTAAAAACTGATTATCCTGAACCACAACTTGCACTCGGTGAGGCAATTATAAAAGTGAGTCGCGCGGGTATTTGTAATACCGATCTTGAGATTACCAGAGGCTATCTGGATTTTCATGGGGTATTGGGGCATGAATTTGTGGGGGTGGTGCAGGAGGTTAGCACGTCCTCCGAGAAGGATTGGCTTGGAAAGCGCGTGGTTGGCGATATAAACGCCGCTTGCTACCGTTGCGAAACCTGCCTATCCGGTAGGCATACCCATTGCCCAAATCGAACCACTCTTGGCATCTTCGGTCGCGATGGCGCATTCGCCGAATACTTGCGCTTACCCGTTGCAAATCTCTTTGTAGTTGCCGACTCCATTCCCGATGAAATGGCAGTATTTACCGAACCGTTGGCAGCGGCTTGCCAGATTTTATACCAGCTACATGTACGTCCCACTGACAAAGTTGCGGTAATCGGCGATGGCAAACTCGGCTTGCTGGTAGCGCAGGTATTGCGCCTGAGTGGGGCTGATTTAACTGTGCTAGGTCGCCATTCCGAAAAAGGGCAAATTGTGGCTCGTCAGGGGGTGCGCTATATAAAGCCTGAAGAAGGAAAGGACATTCGTGAACAGGTCGGGGGCGAATGTGATTTGGTGGTAGAGTGTACCGGCAATGAAGTTGGTCTGGCAATGGCTAAAGCACTAGTCCGTCCGCGTGGCACTATAGTCCTTAAAAGCACCTATCATGGCACTCCGGCAGTGCCGATGAGCCTGTATGTGGTGGATGAAATCACCTTGCTTGGTTCGCGTTGTGGTCCATTCGACGCGGCATTGCGCCTGATGGAACGCAAGTTGGTAGACTTAAATTCGATGGTTAGCTTTGAGTTTCCATTGATAGAAGGCATGAGAGCTTTTGAGCATGCTTTTGGTCATTCTAGCCTCAAGGTATTACTGAATATCTAA